In one Diabrotica virgifera virgifera chromosome 5, PGI_DIABVI_V3a genomic region, the following are encoded:
- the LOC114326147 gene encoding uncharacterized protein DDB_G0290685 isoform X15 yields the protein MRSVTVLFAIICAISLATVIAQNADPAVDVADPASSLALASEPCVNDDDVYPPDEPFPDIPANGTTRNGTEVVNQNTTVPQNSEPEGSGNGEQEINGNADNQTDAPQPNDDNTTAENSTDGQTDAPQGNENGAAAENNAQSDAQTDAAQGNGNEAAADNNGSADAAQGNDNRAAAENNANADAQTDAAQGSANEANAENNANADAQNDAAQANDNGAAAENNGNADAAQGTDNEAAAENSGNENGTGAENNANADAQTDAAQGSTNEANAENNANADVQNDAAQANENGAAAENSGNADAAQGTDNGAAAENTGNADPAQGNDNGAAAENSGNENGTAAENNANADVQNDAAQVNDNGAAAENNGNADAAQSNDNGAAAENNTNADAQNGAAQSTANEANAENNANADAQNDAAQANENGAVAKNNGNADAAQGTDNEAAAENSGNENGTGAENNANADVQTDAAQGSTNEANAENNANADVQNDAAQANENGAAAENSGNADAAQGTDNGAAAENTGNADPAQGNDNGAAAENSGNENGTAAENNANADVQNDAAQVNDNGAAAENNGNADAAQSNDNGAAAENNTNADAQNDAAQGTANEANAENNANADAQNDAAQANENGAAAENNGNADAAQGTDNEAAAENSGNENGTGAENNANADAQTDAAQGSTNEANAENNANADVQNDAAQANENGAAAENSGNADAAQGNDNGAAAENSGNAEAAQGSDNGAAAENNGNADPAEGNENGSAAENSGNADAAQGNDNGAAAENNTNADTQNDAAQSSANDANAESNADAQNGAAQGNDNGAAAENTENADSQNDAAQNTGNEANAENNANVDVQNDAAQGNESQAAAENNSNADGAQNNNNGPAEENNSNADTQNDAAQGNENGSAAENTGNADSQNDAGQGSANAANADNNANTDAQNGADQGNENGSAAEINGGADGQNENGAAAASSGNADNQNNNNSNNDSGNNQNNGSNSVEENSKEDSGNESQENKDNNDTSEDNSEELDSSEREEEERRKEEEKKQKEEENNNNSVEENSNEDSNNESQEEKDSNDTSEDDSDELDSREQKKKKEEEKKQQKEEEKRRKQEEKRQKQEEKRQKEKEKRKQKEEEKRIKEQQKREEERQRREEERLRREEERKQREEERRRNEDQWIDALKKTIERKLAYLDYIKNQYGINVQCDSEICRCRCLLNNNHSGYCSRTKECVCV from the exons ATGAGATCAGTAACAGTTCTTTTTGCAATTATTTGCGCTATATCACTAGCGACAGTTATTGCTCAGAATGCAGATCCTGCAGTGGATGTTGCAGATCCAG CTTCCAGCTTGGCATTAGCATCTGAACCATGTGTAAATGATGATGATGTGTATCCTCCAGACGAACCTTTTCCAGACATTCCAGCAAATGGTACTACTCGAAACGGAACCGAAGTGGTAAATCAAAATACCACAGTTCCTCAAAACAGCGAACCAGAAGGGTCAGGAAATGGTGAACAGGAAATTAATGGTAATGCTGATAACCAAACTGATGCTCCTCAACCAAATGATGATAATACTACAGCAGAAAATAGTACAGATGGACAAACAGATGCTCCACAAGGTAACGAAAATGGAGCTGCCGCTGAAAACAATGCCCAATCAGATGCCCAAACTGATGCTGCACAAGGGAACGGCAATGAGGCAGCTGCAGATAACAATGGTAGTGCTGACGCGGCCCAAGGTAATGACAACAGAGCAGCTGCAGAAAATAATGCTAACGCAGATGCCCAAACCGATGCCGCACAAGGTAGCGCCAATGAAGCCAACGCAGAAAACAATGCTAATgcagacgctcaaaatgatgcTGCACAAGCTAATGATAATGGAGCTGCTGCAGAAAACAACGGTAATGCCGATGCTGCCCAAGGTACCGACAATGAAGCTGCTGCAGAAAACAGTGGCAACGAGAATGGAACAGGCGCGGAAAATAATGCTAATGCAGATGCCCAAACCGACGCCGCACAAGGCAGCACCAATGAAGCCAACGCAGAAAATAATGCCAATGCAGATGTCCAAAATGATGCTGCACAAGCTAATGAAAATGGAGCTGCTGCAGAAAATAGCGGTAATGCTGATGCTGCCCAAGGTACCGACAATGGAGCCGCTGCAGAAAACACTGGTAATGCTGACCCTGCCCAAGGTAATGACAATGGGGCTGCTGCAGAAAACAGTGGCAACGAGAATGGAACAGCGGCGGAAAATAACGCTAATGCAGATGTACAAAATGATGCTGCACAGGTGAATGACAATGGTGCTGCTGCAGAAAACAATGGTAATGCTGACGCCGCACAATCTAATGACAACGGAGCAGCTGCAGAAAATAATACTAATGCTGATGCTCAAAACGGCGCCGCACAAAGTACTGCCAATGAAGCCAACGCAGAAAATAATGCCAATGCAGATGCCCAAAATGATGCTGCACAAGCTAATGAAAATGGAGCTGTTGCAAAAAACAACGGTAATGCCGATGCTGCCCAAGGTACCGACAATGAAGCTGCTGCAGAAAACAGTGGCAACGAGAATGGAACAGGCGCGGAAAATAATGCTAATGCAGATGTCCAAACCGATGCCGCACAAGGCAGCACCAATGAAGCCAACGCAGAAAATAATGCCAATGCAGATGTCCAAAATGATGCTGCACAAGCTAATGAAAATGGAGCTGCTGCAGAAAATAGCGGTAATGCTGATGCTGCCCAAGGTACCGACAATGGAGCCGCTGCAGAAAACACTGGTAATGCTGACCCTGCCCAAGGTAATGACAATGGGGCTGCTGCAGAAAACAGTGGCAACGAGAATGGAACAGCGGCGGAAAATAATGCTAATGCAGATGTACAAAATGATGCTGCACAGGTGAATGACAATGGTGCTGCTGCAGAAAACAATGGTAATGCTGACGCCGCACAATCTAATGACAACGGAGCAGCTGCAGAAAATAATACTAATGCTGATGCTCAAAACGACGCCGCACAAGGTACTGCCAACGAAGCCAACGCAGAAAATAATGCCAATGCAGATGCCCAAAATGATGCTGCACAAGCTAATGAAAATGGAGCTGCCGCAGAAAACAACGGTAATGCCGATGCTGCCCAAGGTACCGACAATGAAGCTGCTGCAGAAAACAGTGGCAACGAGAATGGAACAGGCGCGGAAAATAATGCTAATGCAGATGCCCAAACCGACGCCGCACAAGGCAGCACCAATGAAGCCAACGCAGAAAATAATGCCAATGCAGATGTCCAAAATGATGCTGCACAAGCTAATGAAAATGGAGCTGCTGCAGAAAATAGCGGTAATGCTGATGCTGCCCAAG GTAATGACAATGGAGCTGCTGCAGAAAACAGTGGTAATGCCGAAGCTGCCCAAGGTAGCGACAATGGAGCTGCTGCAGAAAACAATGGTAACGCTGACCCCGCCGAAGGTAATGAAAATGGATCTGCTGCAGAGAACAGTGGTAATGCTGATGCGGCTCAAGGTAATGACAACGGGGCAGCTGCAGAAAATAATACTAATGCAGATACCCAAAACGACGCCGCACAAAGTTCCGCAAATGATGCAAATGCAGAAAGTAATGCTGATGCCCAAAATGGTGCTGCACAAGGTAACGACAATGGCGCTGCTGCAGAAAACACTGAAAACGCTGATAGCCAAAACGACGCTGCACAGAATACCGGCAATGAAGCCAACGCAGAAAACAATGCGAATGTAGATGTTCAAAATGATGCAGCACAAGGTAACGAAAGTCAAGCTGCTGCAGAAAACAACAGTAATGCTGATGGTgcccaaaataataataatggacCTGCTGAAGAAAATAATTCTAATGCAGATACCCAAAATGATGCTGCACAAGGTAACGAAAATGGGTCTGCTGCAGAAAATACTGGTAACGCTGATAGCCAAAACGACGCAGGACAAGGTTCCGCTAATGCAGCCAACGCAGATAATAATGCTAATacagacgctcaaaatggtgctGATCAAGGTAACGAGAATGGATCTGCCGCAGAAATCAACGGTGGTGCTGATGGTCAAAACGAAAATGGAGCTGCCGCAGCGAGCAGCGGTAACGCAGATAACCAAAATAATAACAATAGCAATAATGATAGCGGTAACAATCAAAACAATGGTAGCAATTCCGTGGAAGAAAACAGCAAAGAAGATTCAGGTAACGAAAGtcaagaaaataaagataataatgACACGTCAGAAGATAACTCTGAGGAATTAGACAGTAGCGAAAGGGAAGAGGAAGAAAGGCGCAAGGAAGAGGAAAAGAAACAAAAGGAGGAAGAGAATAATAACAATTCTGTGGAAGAAAATAGCAACGAAGATTCAAATAATGAAAGTCAAGAAGAGAAAGATAGTAATGACACATCTGAAGATGACTCTGACGAATTAGATAGTCGcgaacaaaaaaagaagaaggaagAAGAGAAGAAACAGCAAAAAGAGGAAGAAAAAAGACGAAAGCAAGAGGAAAAGAGACAGAAACAAGAAGAGAAGAGACAAAAGGAGAAAGAAAAGAGAAAACAAAAGGAAGAAGAAAAAAGGATAAAAGAACAACAAAAGCGAGAAGAGGAGCGACAGCGTAGAGAGGAAGAACGTCTGCGACGGGAAGAAGAACGCAAACAAAGGGAAGAAGAAAGAAGGAGGAATGAAGATCAATGGATAGATGCACTTAAGAAGACAATCGAGAGAAAACTAGCATATTTAG ACTACATTAAGAACCAGTATGGAATCAATGTTCAATGTGACTCTGAAATCTGCAGATGCCGGTGTCTTCTTAACAACAACCATTCCGGTTATTGCTCAAGAACAAAAGAATGTGTGTGCGTGTAG
- the LOC114326147 gene encoding serine-aspartate repeat-containing protein I isoform X10: MRSVTVLFAIICAISLATVIAQNADPAVDVADPASSLALASEPCVNDDDVYPPDEPFPDIPANGTTRNGTEVVNQNTTVPQNSEPEGSGNGEQEINGNADNQTDAPQPNDDNTTAENSTDGQTDAPQGNENGAAAENNAQSDAQTDAAQGNGNEAAADNNGSADAAQGNDNRAAAENNANADAQTDAAQGSANEANAENNANADAQNDAAQANDNGAAAENNGNADAAQGTDNEAAAENSGNENGTGAENNANADAQTDAAQGSTNEANAENNANADVQNDAAQANENGAAAENSGNADAAQGTDNGAAAENTGNADPAQGNDNGAAAENSGNENGTAAENNANADVQNDAAQVNDNGAAAENNGNADAAQSNDNGAAAENNTNADAQNGAAQSTANEANAENNANADAQNDAAQANENGAVAKNNGNADAAQGTDNEAAAENSGNENGTGAENNANADVQTDAAQGSTNEANAENNANADVQNDAAQANENGAAAENSGNADAAQGTDNGAAAENTGNADPAQGNDNGAAAENSGNENGTAAENNANADVQNDAAQVNDNGAAAENNGNADAAQSNDNGAAAENNTNADAQNDAAQGTANEANAENNANADAQNDAAQANENGAAAENNGNADAAQGTDNEAAAENSGNENGTGAENNANADAQTDAAQGSTNEANAENNANADVQNDAAQANENGAAAENSGNADAAQGTANEANAENNANADAQNDAAQANENGAAAENSGNADAAQGTDNEATAENSGNADPAQGNDNGAAAENSGNAEAAQGSDNGAAAENNGNADPAEGNENGSAAENSGNADAAQGNDNGAAAENNTNADTQNDAAQSSANDANAESNADAQNGAAQGNDNGAAAENTENADSQNDAAQNTGNEANAENNANVDVQNDAAQGNESQAAAENNSNADGAQNNNNGPAEENNSNADTQNDAAQGNENGSAAENTGNADSQNDAGQGSANAANADNNANTDAQNGADQGNENGSAAEINGGADGQNENGAAAASSGNADNQNNNNSNNDSGNNQNNGSNSVEENSKEDSGNESQENKDNNDTSEDNSEELDSSEREEEERRKEEEKKQKEEENNNNSVEENSNEDSNNESQEEKDSNDTSEDDSDELDSREQKKKKEEEKKQQKEEEKRRKQEEKRQKQEEKRQKEKEKRKQKEEEKRIKEQQKREEERQRREEERLRREEERKQREEERRRNEDQWIDALKKTIERKLAYLDYIKNQYGINVQCDSEICRCRCLLNNNHSGYCSRTKECVCV, translated from the exons ATGAGATCAGTAACAGTTCTTTTTGCAATTATTTGCGCTATATCACTAGCGACAGTTATTGCTCAGAATGCAGATCCTGCAGTGGATGTTGCAGATCCAG CTTCCAGCTTGGCATTAGCATCTGAACCATGTGTAAATGATGATGATGTGTATCCTCCAGACGAACCTTTTCCAGACATTCCAGCAAATGGTACTACTCGAAACGGAACCGAAGTGGTAAATCAAAATACCACAGTTCCTCAAAACAGCGAACCAGAAGGGTCAGGAAATGGTGAACAGGAAATTAATGGTAATGCTGATAACCAAACTGATGCTCCTCAACCAAATGATGATAATACTACAGCAGAAAATAGTACAGATGGACAAACAGATGCTCCACAAGGTAACGAAAATGGAGCTGCCGCTGAAAACAATGCCCAATCAGATGCCCAAACTGATGCTGCACAAGGGAACGGCAATGAGGCAGCTGCAGATAACAATGGTAGTGCTGACGCGGCCCAAGGTAATGACAACAGAGCAGCTGCAGAAAATAATGCTAACGCAGATGCCCAAACCGATGCCGCACAAGGTAGCGCCAATGAAGCCAACGCAGAAAACAATGCTAATgcagacgctcaaaatgatgcTGCACAAGCTAATGATAATGGAGCTGCTGCAGAAAACAACGGTAATGCCGATGCTGCCCAAGGTACCGACAATGAAGCTGCTGCAGAAAACAGTGGCAACGAGAATGGAACAGGCGCGGAAAATAATGCTAATGCAGATGCCCAAACCGACGCCGCACAAGGCAGCACCAATGAAGCCAACGCAGAAAATAATGCCAATGCAGATGTCCAAAATGATGCTGCACAAGCTAATGAAAATGGAGCTGCTGCAGAAAATAGCGGTAATGCTGATGCTGCCCAAGGTACCGACAATGGAGCCGCTGCAGAAAACACTGGTAATGCTGACCCTGCCCAAGGTAATGACAATGGGGCTGCTGCAGAAAACAGTGGCAACGAGAATGGAACAGCGGCGGAAAATAACGCTAATGCAGATGTACAAAATGATGCTGCACAGGTGAATGACAATGGTGCTGCTGCAGAAAACAATGGTAATGCTGACGCCGCACAATCTAATGACAACGGAGCAGCTGCAGAAAATAATACTAATGCTGATGCTCAAAACGGCGCCGCACAAAGTACTGCCAATGAAGCCAACGCAGAAAATAATGCCAATGCAGATGCCCAAAATGATGCTGCACAAGCTAATGAAAATGGAGCTGTTGCAAAAAACAACGGTAATGCCGATGCTGCCCAAGGTACCGACAATGAAGCTGCTGCAGAAAACAGTGGCAACGAGAATGGAACAGGCGCGGAAAATAATGCTAATGCAGATGTCCAAACCGATGCCGCACAAGGCAGCACCAATGAAGCCAACGCAGAAAATAATGCCAATGCAGATGTCCAAAATGATGCTGCACAAGCTAATGAAAATGGAGCTGCTGCAGAAAATAGCGGTAATGCTGATGCTGCCCAAGGTACCGACAATGGAGCCGCTGCAGAAAACACTGGTAATGCTGACCCTGCCCAAGGTAATGACAATGGGGCTGCTGCAGAAAACAGTGGCAACGAGAATGGAACAGCGGCGGAAAATAATGCTAATGCAGATGTACAAAATGATGCTGCACAGGTGAATGACAATGGTGCTGCTGCAGAAAACAATGGTAATGCTGACGCCGCACAATCTAATGACAACGGAGCAGCTGCAGAAAATAATACTAATGCTGATGCTCAAAACGACGCCGCACAAGGTACTGCCAACGAAGCCAACGCAGAAAATAATGCCAATGCAGATGCCCAAAATGATGCTGCACAAGCTAATGAAAATGGAGCTGCCGCAGAAAACAACGGTAATGCCGATGCTGCCCAAGGTACCGACAATGAAGCTGCTGCAGAAAACAGTGGCAACGAGAATGGAACAGGCGCGGAAAATAATGCTAATGCAGATGCCCAAACCGACGCCGCACAAGGCAGCACCAATGAAGCCAACGCAGAAAATAATGCCAATGCAGATGTCCAAAATGATGCTGCACAAGCTAATGAAAATGGAGCTGCTGCAGAAAATAGCGGTAATGCTGATGCTGCCCAAG GTACTGCCAACGAAGCCAACGCAGAAAATAATGCCAATGCAGATGCCCAAAATGATGCTGCACAAGCTAATGAAAATGGAGCTGCTGCAGAAAATAGCGGTAATGCTGATGCTGCCCAAGGTACCGACAATGAAGCTACTGCAGAAAACAGTGGTAATGCTGACCCTGCCCAAG GTAATGACAATGGAGCTGCTGCAGAAAACAGTGGTAATGCCGAAGCTGCCCAAGGTAGCGACAATGGAGCTGCTGCAGAAAACAATGGTAACGCTGACCCCGCCGAAGGTAATGAAAATGGATCTGCTGCAGAGAACAGTGGTAATGCTGATGCGGCTCAAGGTAATGACAACGGGGCAGCTGCAGAAAATAATACTAATGCAGATACCCAAAACGACGCCGCACAAAGTTCCGCAAATGATGCAAATGCAGAAAGTAATGCTGATGCCCAAAATGGTGCTGCACAAGGTAACGACAATGGCGCTGCTGCAGAAAACACTGAAAACGCTGATAGCCAAAACGACGCTGCACAGAATACCGGCAATGAAGCCAACGCAGAAAACAATGCGAATGTAGATGTTCAAAATGATGCAGCACAAGGTAACGAAAGTCAAGCTGCTGCAGAAAACAACAGTAATGCTGATGGTgcccaaaataataataatggacCTGCTGAAGAAAATAATTCTAATGCAGATACCCAAAATGATGCTGCACAAGGTAACGAAAATGGGTCTGCTGCAGAAAATACTGGTAACGCTGATAGCCAAAACGACGCAGGACAAGGTTCCGCTAATGCAGCCAACGCAGATAATAATGCTAATacagacgctcaaaatggtgctGATCAAGGTAACGAGAATGGATCTGCCGCAGAAATCAACGGTGGTGCTGATGGTCAAAACGAAAATGGAGCTGCCGCAGCGAGCAGCGGTAACGCAGATAACCAAAATAATAACAATAGCAATAATGATAGCGGTAACAATCAAAACAATGGTAGCAATTCCGTGGAAGAAAACAGCAAAGAAGATTCAGGTAACGAAAGtcaagaaaataaagataataatgACACGTCAGAAGATAACTCTGAGGAATTAGACAGTAGCGAAAGGGAAGAGGAAGAAAGGCGCAAGGAAGAGGAAAAGAAACAAAAGGAGGAAGAGAATAATAACAATTCTGTGGAAGAAAATAGCAACGAAGATTCAAATAATGAAAGTCAAGAAGAGAAAGATAGTAATGACACATCTGAAGATGACTCTGACGAATTAGATAGTCGcgaacaaaaaaagaagaaggaagAAGAGAAGAAACAGCAAAAAGAGGAAGAAAAAAGACGAAAGCAAGAGGAAAAGAGACAGAAACAAGAAGAGAAGAGACAAAAGGAGAAAGAAAAGAGAAAACAAAAGGAAGAAGAAAAAAGGATAAAAGAACAACAAAAGCGAGAAGAGGAGCGACAGCGTAGAGAGGAAGAACGTCTGCGACGGGAAGAAGAACGCAAACAAAGGGAAGAAGAAAGAAGGAGGAATGAAGATCAATGGATAGATGCACTTAAGAAGACAATCGAGAGAAAACTAGCATATTTAG ACTACATTAAGAACCAGTATGGAATCAATGTTCAATGTGACTCTGAAATCTGCAGATGCCGGTGTCTTCTTAACAACAACCATTCCGGTTATTGCTCAAGAACAAAAGAATGTGTGTGCGTGTAG